A genomic window from Streptomyces sp. 846.5 includes:
- a CDS encoding L-serine ammonia-lyase, with translation MAISVFDLFSIGIGPSSSHTVGPMRAARMFARRLKSEGLLAQTGSVRAELFGSLGATGHGHGTPKAVLLGLEGSSPRTVDIVKADLDVERIKAERKLRLLGVHEIAFDADTQLVLHRRRSLPYHANGMTLCAFDAAGAPLLEKTYYSVGGGFVVDEDAIGADRVKPDDTVLRYPFRTGADLLRWSNETGLSVSALMLENEKAWRSEEEIRTGLLEIWRVMQECVRSGMNHEGILPGGLKVRRRAAPAARALRVEGIGPANAMEWVTLYAMAVNEENASGGRVVTAPTNGAAGIIPAVLHYYLNFIPGADDDGIIRFMLTAGAIGMLFKENASISGAEVGCQGEVGSACSMAAGGLAEVLGGTPEQVENAAEIGIEHNLGLTCDPVGGLVQIPCIERNGMAAVKAVTAARMALRGDGRHHVSLDKAIKTMKETGADMKVKYKETSRGGLAVNVIEC, from the coding sequence GTGGCCATCAGCGTGTTCGACCTCTTCTCCATCGGTATCGGGCCGTCCAGCTCGCACACCGTCGGACCGATGCGCGCGGCCCGGATGTTCGCCCGGCGGCTGAAGTCGGAGGGCCTGCTGGCGCAGACCGGCTCGGTCCGGGCCGAGCTCTTCGGCTCGCTGGGCGCGACCGGGCACGGACACGGCACGCCCAAGGCCGTCCTGCTGGGTCTGGAGGGGAGCTCCCCGCGCACCGTGGACATCGTCAAGGCCGACCTGGACGTGGAGCGGATCAAGGCGGAGCGGAAACTGCGGCTGCTAGGCGTGCACGAGATCGCCTTCGACGCAGACACCCAGCTGGTGCTGCACCGCCGCAGGTCACTGCCGTACCACGCCAACGGGATGACCCTCTGCGCGTTCGACGCGGCCGGGGCGCCGCTGCTGGAGAAGACCTACTACTCGGTCGGCGGTGGCTTCGTGGTGGACGAGGACGCCATCGGCGCGGACCGGGTCAAGCCCGACGACACCGTGCTGCGCTACCCGTTCCGCACCGGCGCCGACCTGCTGCGCTGGAGCAACGAGACCGGGCTCTCGGTCTCCGCGCTGATGCTGGAGAACGAGAAGGCCTGGCGGTCGGAGGAGGAGATCCGGACGGGTCTGCTGGAGATCTGGCGGGTCATGCAGGAGTGCGTCCGCAGCGGCATGAACCACGAGGGCATCCTGCCGGGCGGCCTCAAGGTCCGCCGCCGGGCCGCACCGGCGGCGCGGGCCCTGCGGGTCGAGGGCATCGGCCCGGCCAACGCCATGGAGTGGGTCACCCTCTACGCGATGGCCGTGAACGAGGAGAACGCCTCCGGCGGCCGGGTGGTCACCGCCCCGACCAACGGCGCGGCCGGCATCATCCCGGCCGTCCTGCACTACTACCTGAACTTCATCCCGGGCGCCGACGACGACGGCATCATCCGCTTCATGCTGACAGCCGGCGCCATCGGGATGCTCTTCAAGGAGAACGCCTCCATCTCCGGCGCCGAGGTCGGCTGCCAGGGAGAGGTCGGCTCCGCCTGCTCGATGGCCGCAGGCGGCCTCGCCGAGGTGCTGGGCGGCACCCCCGAGCAGGTCGAGAACGCCGCCGAGATCGGCATCGAGCACAACCTCGGCCTCACCTGCGACCCGGTCGGCGGCCTGGTGCAGATCCCCTGCATCGAACGCAACGGCATGGCCGCGGTCAAGGCCGTCACCGCCGCCCGCATGGCCCTCCGCGGCGACGGCCGCCACCACGTCTCCTTGGACAAGGCCATCAAGACCATGAAGGAGACCGGCGCCGACATGAAGGTCAAGTACAAGGAGACCTCCCGCGGCGGCCTCGCGGTCAACGTCATCGAGTGCTGA
- the glyA gene encoding serine hydroxymethyltransferase, with protein MTVLNQSLHSLDPEVAAAVDAELHRQQSTLEMIASENFAPVAVLEAQGSVLTNKYAEGYPGRRYYGGCEHVDVVEQLAIDRVKALFGAEHANVQPHSGASANAAAMFALLKPGDTILGLDLAHGGHLTHGMKINFSGKLYNVAAYHVDAETNLVDMEEVERLAKEHQPQLIIAGWSAYPRQLDFAEFRRIADSVGALLMVDMAHFAGLVAAGLHPSPVPYADVVTTTTHKTLGGPRGGVILCKAEYAKKINSAVFPGQQGGPLEHVIAAKAVSFKVAATDEFKDRQKRTLEGAKILAERLTRPDAAEAGVSVLSGGTDVHLVLVDLRKSELDGQQAEDRLHAVGITVNRNAVPFDPRPPMVTSGLRIGAPALATRGFAAADFAEVADVIAEALKPSFEEKREALAQRVAALAAKYPLYPDL; from the coding sequence ATGACGGTTCTGAACCAGTCCCTGCACTCCCTCGACCCCGAGGTCGCGGCGGCCGTGGACGCCGAGCTGCACCGCCAGCAGTCCACCCTGGAGATGATCGCCTCCGAGAACTTCGCCCCCGTGGCGGTGCTGGAGGCGCAGGGGTCCGTACTCACCAACAAGTACGCCGAGGGCTACCCCGGCCGCCGCTACTACGGCGGCTGCGAGCACGTCGACGTCGTCGAGCAGCTGGCGATCGACCGGGTCAAGGCGCTGTTCGGCGCGGAGCACGCCAACGTCCAGCCGCACTCGGGCGCCTCGGCCAACGCGGCGGCGATGTTCGCGCTGCTCAAGCCGGGTGACACCATCCTGGGCCTGGACCTGGCCCACGGCGGGCACCTGACCCACGGCATGAAGATCAACTTCTCCGGCAAGCTCTACAACGTGGCCGCGTACCACGTGGACGCCGAGACCAACCTGGTGGACATGGAGGAGGTCGAGCGCCTCGCCAAGGAGCACCAGCCGCAGCTGATCATCGCGGGCTGGTCCGCCTACCCGCGCCAGCTGGACTTCGCCGAGTTCCGCCGGATCGCCGACTCGGTGGGCGCGCTGCTGATGGTGGACATGGCGCACTTCGCCGGCCTGGTCGCGGCGGGGCTGCACCCCTCCCCCGTGCCCTACGCCGACGTGGTCACCACCACCACCCACAAGACCCTCGGCGGCCCGCGCGGCGGCGTGATCCTCTGCAAGGCCGAGTACGCCAAGAAGATCAACTCTGCGGTCTTCCCCGGCCAGCAGGGCGGTCCGCTGGAGCATGTGATCGCGGCCAAGGCAGTCTCCTTCAAGGTCGCCGCCACGGACGAGTTCAAGGACCGGCAGAAGCGCACCCTCGAAGGCGCGAAGATCCTCGCCGAGCGGCTGACCCGGCCGGACGCCGCCGAGGCCGGCGTGTCCGTGCTCTCCGGTGGCACCGACGTCCACCTGGTCCTGGTGGACCTGCGGAAGTCCGAGCTGGACGGCCAGCAGGCCGAGGACCGGCTGCACGCGGTCGGCATCACCGTCAACCGCAACGCGGTGCCCTTCGACCCGCGTCCGCCGATGGTCACCTCGGGCCTGCGGATCGGCGCCCCGGCGCTGGCCACCCGCGGGTTCGCTGCCGCGGACTTCGCGGAGGTCGCGGATGTCATCGCGGAGGCGCTGAAGCCGTCCTTTGAGGAGAAGCGTGAAGCGCTGGCGCAGCGGGTTGCTGCGTTGGCGGCGAAGTATCCGCTGTACCCGGACCTGTAG
- a CDS encoding AvrD family protein, which yields MHNTAQLETSQLGSVDDFLGNREGRFFGEGFKRVSQDLTDVTVRPAAAQREGRIEATVRIGFPEAWSRKGDTDQRPHLSTIDAMLIAAGLTGLYTAHAHGLRSTGHFRVRSLRIKAGTEPDEEKLERLPVLGTLYSSTDLPTPGRGLTVMDCRIGAMTVRITAEHDTDPRAAVTAEGFYQRPEELDGPWNSRPYGASHRGRRQLLGAVRSSPADRTASAELDISTDPADPQSATLPMTMIDLFVSALQLGQILLYELDGVDRASSNTLWMRGTTIDAVPVPADEPADGRFRTVLDNPVRLATPQGTWRSARIVATHAGMRLTCKVAHLLP from the coding sequence ATGCACAACACAGCCCAGTTGGAGACCTCCCAGCTCGGATCAGTGGACGACTTCCTGGGGAACCGGGAGGGACGCTTCTTCGGTGAGGGCTTCAAGCGCGTCTCGCAGGACCTGACGGACGTCACCGTCCGCCCCGCCGCGGCACAGCGCGAGGGGCGGATCGAGGCGACGGTCCGCATAGGCTTCCCGGAAGCCTGGTCCCGCAAGGGCGACACCGACCAGCGTCCGCATCTGTCGACGATCGACGCCATGCTCATCGCCGCCGGACTCACCGGCCTCTACACGGCACACGCCCACGGACTCCGGTCGACCGGGCACTTCCGGGTCCGATCGCTGAGGATCAAGGCCGGCACGGAACCCGACGAGGAGAAACTGGAGCGCCTGCCCGTCCTCGGCACGCTGTACTCCTCCACCGATCTGCCCACACCGGGACGCGGGCTGACGGTCATGGACTGCCGGATCGGCGCCATGACCGTCCGCATCACGGCGGAGCACGACACCGACCCGCGGGCCGCCGTCACGGCCGAGGGCTTCTACCAGCGGCCGGAAGAGCTGGACGGGCCCTGGAACTCCAGACCTTACGGGGCCTCCCACCGGGGGAGACGCCAACTCCTGGGCGCGGTCCGGTCCAGCCCCGCCGACCGCACGGCCAGCGCGGAGCTGGACATCAGCACGGATCCGGCCGACCCCCAGTCCGCCACGCTCCCGATGACGATGATCGACCTGTTCGTCTCCGCACTCCAGCTCGGCCAGATCCTGCTCTACGAACTCGACGGCGTGGACCGGGCATCCTCCAACACCCTGTGGATGCGGGGCACGACCATCGATGCGGTTCCCGTTCCGGCGGACGAGCCGGCCGACGGGCGCTTCCGAACGGTGCTGGACAATCCGGTCAGGCTTGCCACGCCGCAGGGCACCTGGCGATCGGCCCGGATCGTCGCGACCCATGCCGGAATGCGACTCACCTGCAAGGTCGCGCACCTCCTTCCTTGA
- a CDS encoding glycoside hydrolase domain-containing protein has product MSNRRRSKRRPALLPLAAAAAVLVIGGGAFALSGHGGGTQSTGSANTAAGDTAATTSATTGVTTGGPAPSGTHSGSAAASASASIGASASAKVSASASSSTSSAASATHGTTTTASGGSAGLPATRVFTGLAFDTCTAPGLSTMNAWRPASPYGAAAVYIGGTNRGCAQPQLTASWVASVHASGWQLIPLYVGAQPPCQTSGNPERISATNAASLGTSDGSDAARRAAALGMHRGSALYLDMEAYDTTNSSCVQAVQTYVQAWDRAAHAAGYWAGFYGFSKSSANAIASAAAAGTADLPDALWYARYDGNADTTTGFPWSASLWSGHRRGHQYAVNLHETYRGAALTVDRDAWNGPVAVIG; this is encoded by the coding sequence GTGTCGAACCGCCGCCGCTCCAAGCGCCGCCCCGCTCTTCTCCCGCTGGCCGCCGCAGCTGCGGTGCTGGTCATCGGCGGCGGGGCTTTCGCCCTGTCCGGGCACGGCGGCGGAACACAGTCGACCGGGTCGGCGAACACGGCGGCAGGTGACACCGCGGCGACGACGAGCGCGACGACGGGCGTGACGACGGGCGGGCCCGCGCCCAGCGGGACGCACTCCGGTTCGGCGGCCGCCTCCGCTTCGGCGTCCATCGGCGCGAGCGCGAGCGCGAAGGTCTCGGCGAGTGCTTCCTCGTCCACGTCGTCCGCCGCCAGTGCGACGCACGGCACGACCACCACCGCCTCGGGTGGATCCGCCGGACTGCCCGCCACCCGTGTCTTCACCGGCCTTGCCTTCGACACCTGCACCGCACCCGGCCTGTCCACGATGAACGCCTGGCGCCCCGCCTCCCCCTACGGGGCGGCCGCCGTCTACATCGGCGGCACGAACCGCGGCTGCGCCCAACCCCAGCTCACCGCCTCATGGGTGGCCTCGGTGCACGCCTCCGGCTGGCAACTGATCCCGCTGTACGTCGGCGCGCAGCCGCCCTGCCAGACCTCCGGCAACCCCGAGCGCATCTCCGCCACCAACGCCGCCTCCCTTGGCACGAGCGACGGGTCCGACGCGGCCCGCCGCGCCGCCGCGCTCGGCATGCACCGCGGCAGCGCGCTCTACCTGGACATGGAGGCCTACGACACCACCAACAGCTCCTGCGTCCAGGCGGTGCAGACCTACGTCCAGGCATGGGACCGCGCCGCGCACGCGGCCGGCTACTGGGCCGGGTTCTACGGCTTCAGCAAGTCCAGCGCCAACGCGATCGCCTCCGCCGCGGCGGCCGGTACGGCGGACCTCCCCGACGCCCTCTGGTACGCCCGCTACGACGGCAACGCCGACACCACGACCGGCTTCCCCTGGTCCGCCTCGCTGTGGAGCGGCCACCGCCGCGGCCACCAGTACGCCGTCAACCTCCACGAGACCTACCGCGGCGCGGCCCTGACGGTCGACCGCGACGCCTGGAACGGCCCCGTCGCCGTCATCGGCTGA
- a CDS encoding nuclear transport factor 2 family protein, with the protein MSFPAMPKAVHQFYAGSQAADAELWGAAFAEDALFFDPVGSEPIRGREAILARLRKVIPLFDPFIGITPTEAYTTGGETAVSWRGAVVTLDGNPVNWSGITVFRLDDEGLIAQASAYFHHGVFTAQAGGEH; encoded by the coding sequence ATGTCATTCCCCGCCATGCCCAAGGCCGTCCACCAGTTCTACGCCGGTTCGCAGGCCGCCGACGCCGAACTCTGGGGTGCGGCGTTCGCCGAGGACGCGCTCTTCTTCGACCCGGTCGGCAGCGAGCCGATCCGCGGCCGTGAGGCGATCCTCGCCAGGCTCCGCAAGGTGATCCCGCTGTTCGACCCGTTCATCGGGATCACCCCGACCGAGGCATACACCACCGGCGGCGAGACCGCTGTGTCCTGGCGCGGCGCGGTCGTGACCCTCGACGGCAATCCCGTCAACTGGTCCGGCATCACCGTCTTCCGCCTCGACGACGAGGGGCTCATCGCCCAGGCGTCGGCCTACTTCCACCATGGCGTCTTCACCGCCCAGGCCGGCGGCGAGCACTGA
- a CDS encoding glycine cleavage system aminomethyltransferase GcvT, translating to MTLRYTALDSVHRALGATMTDFAGWDMPLRYGSEREEHNAVRTRAGLFDLSHMGEITVTGPQAGELLDHALVGFVSALAVNKARYTMICAADGGILDDLIVYRTGEAEFLVVANASNAQLVLDELTARADGFDATVRDDRDAYALIAVQGPEATAILAPLTDADLPGLKYYTITPGGFEWLYPSRSGVSQGSGASRPESLEHTSLPATVAGRPALLARTGYTGEDGFELFVAPGDAEPLWHALSEAGAARGLVPCGLSCRDTLRLEAGMPLYGHELSTELTPFDAGLGRVVRFDKTTNGGTFIGREALEKAAELAASHPPRVRVGLVSPGRRVPRAGMPVVAADGAVIGTITSGAPSPTLGKPIAMAYVDAAHAAPGTAVAVDVRGTHEPVEVVALPFYKRAR from the coding sequence ATGACCCTGCGATACACCGCGCTGGACTCGGTCCACCGCGCCCTCGGCGCCACCATGACCGACTTCGCCGGCTGGGACATGCCGCTGCGCTACGGCAGCGAACGCGAGGAGCACAACGCCGTCCGCACCAGGGCCGGCCTGTTCGACCTCTCCCATATGGGTGAGATCACCGTGACCGGCCCGCAGGCCGGCGAGCTGCTGGACCACGCGCTGGTCGGCTTCGTCTCGGCGCTGGCCGTGAACAAGGCCCGCTACACCATGATCTGCGCGGCCGACGGCGGCATCCTGGACGACCTGATCGTCTACCGCACCGGCGAGGCGGAGTTCCTGGTCGTCGCCAACGCCTCCAACGCCCAGCTGGTGCTGGACGAGCTGACGGCCCGCGCCGACGGCTTCGACGCGACGGTGCGCGACGACCGCGACGCCTATGCGCTGATCGCGGTCCAGGGCCCGGAGGCGACCGCGATCCTGGCGCCGCTGACCGACGCCGACCTGCCCGGGCTGAAGTACTACACCATCACGCCCGGCGGATTCGAGTGGCTGTACCCCAGCCGCTCCGGGGTTTCGCAGGGGTCCGGGGCGTCGCGCCCCGAGAGTTTGGAGCACACCTCGCTGCCGGCCACCGTCGCGGGCCGCCCCGCGCTGCTGGCCCGTACCGGTTACACCGGTGAGGACGGCTTCGAGCTGTTCGTGGCCCCTGGCGACGCCGAGCCGCTGTGGCACGCGCTGTCCGAGGCGGGTGCGGCCAGGGGCCTGGTCCCCTGCGGCCTGTCCTGCCGGGACACCCTGCGGCTGGAGGCGGGCATGCCACTGTACGGGCACGAGCTCAGCACCGAGCTGACGCCGTTCGACGCCGGCCTGGGCCGGGTGGTCCGCTTCGACAAGACCACCAACGGCGGCACCTTCATCGGCCGCGAGGCACTGGAGAAGGCCGCCGAACTGGCCGCCAGCCATCCGCCGCGGGTCCGGGTCGGGCTGGTCTCGCCCGGCCGCCGGGTGCCCCGGGCCGGGATGCCGGTGGTGGCGGCGGACGGCGCGGTGATCGGCACCATCACCTCCGGCGCCCCCTCCCCGACCCTGGGCAAGCCGATCGCCATGGCGTACGTGGACGCCGCGCACGCCGCCCCCGGGACCGCCGTGGCCGTCGACGTCCGCGGCACGCACGAGCCGGTCGAGGTCGTCGCACTGCCGTTCTACAAGCGTGCCCGCTAG
- a CDS encoding enhanced serine sensitivity protein SseB C-terminal domain-containing protein codes for MHPVIPPQPDGPYSGGSQSDGSLPGWPANDLERVLSAAVGDPGATHRVVEVLRRSMVWVPLPGGGGYDAGTLELPTTELAGQPFVPVFSSEEQFRRVAGPMSFTVAPVRELAQGMPLGVGIVVNPEGAIGLPVPAAGVAELCGRAAGAEGPAEERGARVGLRLPEPYEEPFEFLAAVVDELARVPIVLTARRALAQVEADREKLFVGVELDRWQPEDQEAVTLALGLALGRVALPWELGVVLLDLAQDPLGDWMLTSVAPFFERHPS; via the coding sequence ATGCACCCGGTCATCCCCCCGCAGCCGGACGGCCCCTATTCGGGAGGCTCGCAGTCGGACGGCTCGCTGCCGGGGTGGCCCGCCAACGACCTGGAGCGGGTGCTGTCCGCCGCCGTCGGCGACCCCGGCGCGACCCACCGGGTGGTGGAGGTGCTGCGCCGCAGCATGGTCTGGGTGCCGCTGCCCGGTGGCGGCGGCTACGACGCAGGGACGCTGGAGCTGCCCACCACCGAGCTGGCCGGGCAGCCCTTCGTCCCGGTGTTCAGCTCGGAGGAGCAGTTCCGCAGGGTCGCCGGGCCGATGTCCTTCACCGTCGCGCCGGTGCGCGAGCTGGCCCAGGGGATGCCGCTGGGCGTCGGCATCGTGGTCAATCCGGAGGGCGCGATCGGACTCCCGGTCCCGGCGGCCGGCGTCGCCGAGCTGTGCGGGCGTGCGGCCGGCGCGGAGGGACCGGCCGAGGAGCGGGGCGCGCGGGTCGGGCTGCGGCTCCCGGAGCCGTACGAGGAGCCGTTCGAGTTCCTCGCCGCCGTGGTGGACGAACTCGCCCGCGTCCCGATCGTGCTGACGGCCCGTCGGGCACTGGCCCAGGTCGAGGCCGACCGGGAGAAGCTGTTCGTCGGCGTGGAGCTGGACCGCTGGCAGCCGGAGGACCAGGAGGCGGTGACCCTCGCCCTCGGCCTCGCTCTCGGCCGCGTCGCGCTGCCCTGGGAGCTCGGGGTGGTGCTGCTGGACCTGGCGCAGGACCCGCTCGGCGACTGGATGCTCACATCTGTCGCACCGTTCTTCGAACGGCACCCCTCGTAG
- a CDS encoding beta-ketoacyl-ACP synthase III: MTHHPAAVIGLGSFLPPNRVTNEDLAHRFDTTDEWITTRTGIRSRHWADAGTSTGDLAFEAGSRALKSAGLTPEPGVVDAVVLATTTPDHPCPATAPAVAARLQLGAVAAYDVSAVCSGFIYALATASAQITAGHAERVLVIGAETYSTILNPADRTTSVIFGDGAGAVVLSAASDPDAPGVILGVDLGSDGSRSDLICIPGGGSRQRANPEDPSLDEKFFTIQGKKVFAEAVRRMGESTAALLARVGWEADQVDHLVGHQANLRILRAVAARLGIPEEKSVVNLDRVGNTSAASIPLALADAAASGRLALGDRLLLTAFGGGLTWGSIALTWPGTTPA, translated from the coding sequence GTGACTCACCACCCCGCCGCGGTCATCGGCCTCGGCAGTTTCCTGCCGCCCAACCGGGTCACCAACGAGGACCTGGCCCACCGCTTCGACACCACCGACGAATGGATCACCACCAGGACCGGGATCCGCTCCCGGCACTGGGCAGACGCCGGGACCAGCACCGGAGACCTGGCCTTCGAAGCCGGCAGCCGGGCGCTGAAGTCGGCCGGGCTGACCCCGGAACCCGGAGTGGTCGACGCCGTGGTCCTGGCCACGACCACGCCCGACCACCCCTGCCCGGCGACGGCACCGGCCGTCGCCGCCCGGCTCCAGCTCGGCGCGGTCGCCGCCTACGACGTCTCCGCGGTGTGCTCCGGATTCATCTACGCGCTGGCCACCGCCTCGGCCCAGATCACCGCCGGCCATGCCGAGCGGGTCCTGGTCATCGGGGCGGAGACCTACTCGACCATCCTCAACCCCGCGGACCGCACCACCTCCGTCATCTTCGGTGACGGCGCCGGCGCTGTCGTCCTGTCTGCGGCCAGCGACCCGGACGCGCCGGGAGTGATCCTCGGAGTCGACCTCGGTTCCGACGGGAGCCGGAGCGACCTCATCTGCATCCCCGGGGGCGGTTCCCGGCAGCGGGCCAACCCCGAGGACCCGTCCCTGGACGAGAAGTTCTTCACCATTCAGGGCAAGAAGGTGTTCGCCGAGGCCGTCCGGCGGATGGGGGAGTCGACCGCGGCCCTGCTCGCCCGCGTCGGCTGGGAGGCGGACCAGGTGGACCACCTCGTGGGTCACCAGGCCAACCTGCGCATCCTCAGGGCCGTCGCCGCGCGACTCGGCATCCCCGAGGAGAAGTCGGTCGTCAACCTCGACCGCGTGGGCAACACCTCGGCCGCCTCCATTCCGCTGGCCCTGGCCGACGCTGCCGCGTCCGGACGGCTGGCGCTGGGGGACCGCCTGCTGCTCACCGCCTTCGGCGGAGGGCTGACCTGGGGCTCGATCGCACTCACCTGGCCCGGAACCACTCCGGCATGA
- the gcvH gene encoding glycine cleavage system protein GcvH: MSNPQHLTYSKEHEWLTAVEDGVATVGITAFAADALGDVVYVQLPEVGQTVTAGETCGELESTKSVSDLYSPATGEVVEANQAVVDDPALVNSAPFAEGWLFKIRLDGTPEGLLTADEYSAHTGA; this comes from the coding sequence ATGAGCAACCCCCAGCACCTCACCTACAGCAAGGAACACGAGTGGCTGACGGCCGTCGAGGACGGCGTGGCCACCGTGGGAATCACCGCGTTCGCCGCCGACGCGCTCGGTGACGTCGTCTACGTCCAGCTCCCCGAGGTCGGCCAGACCGTCACCGCGGGCGAGACCTGCGGCGAGCTGGAGTCGACCAAGTCGGTCAGCGACCTCTACTCCCCCGCCACCGGCGAGGTCGTCGAGGCCAACCAGGCCGTCGTGGACGACCCCGCGCTGGTCAACTCCGCTCCCTTCGCCGAGGGCTGGCTGTTCAAGATCCGGCTCGACGGCACCCCCGAGGGCCTGCTGACCGCCGACGAGTACTCCGCCCACACCGGCGCCTAG
- a CDS encoding HAD-IB family hydrolase yields the protein MTRPRIAFFDVDGTVTTDTTLFRFLRHYLAACGHDPSVYEQRRRSLRTMTDRGVPRERTNQVYFENFKDADAADVSRLAQEWFAAEVENGGFFNGHTLAALRRHQGDRDRVVLVSGSFPACLDPVAAYLGSDETWCTPPEIHDGRYTGRLIGPPMIGAAKAQAVRTASEGYGVPLDRCVAYGDHSSDLPMLRATGTAVVVGGDLTMRAQARARSWGLLPGAPAPDVLPLPVREN from the coding sequence ATGACCCGGCCCCGCATCGCCTTCTTCGACGTGGACGGCACCGTCACCACCGACACCACGCTGTTCCGGTTCCTCCGTCACTACCTGGCGGCGTGCGGCCACGACCCGAGCGTGTACGAGCAACGGCGCCGATCCCTCAGAACCATGACCGACCGGGGCGTCCCGCGTGAGCGGACCAATCAGGTCTACTTCGAGAACTTCAAGGACGCGGACGCCGCCGACGTCTCCCGGCTGGCCCAGGAGTGGTTCGCGGCCGAGGTCGAGAACGGTGGCTTCTTCAACGGCCACACCCTGGCAGCGCTCCGTCGGCACCAGGGCGACCGGGACCGCGTCGTCCTGGTCTCGGGCTCCTTCCCCGCCTGCCTCGACCCCGTCGCCGCGTACCTGGGCAGCGACGAGACCTGGTGCACTCCGCCGGAGATCCACGACGGCCGGTACACCGGCCGGTTGATCGGGCCGCCCATGATCGGAGCGGCCAAGGCCCAGGCGGTGCGGACGGCCTCCGAGGGCTACGGCGTCCCGCTCGACCGATGCGTCGCCTACGGCGACCACAGCTCCGATCTGCCCATGCTGCGGGCCACCGGCACCGCGGTCGTCGTCGGTGGCGACCTCACCATGCGGGCCCAGGCCCGGGCCCGGTCCTGGGGCCTGCTGCCCGGTGCGCCGGCACCGGACGTCCTGCCCCTGCCGGTACGCGAGAACTGA
- a CDS encoding phosphopantetheine-binding protein produces the protein MTTQTPSAADEILFLLASEYDAPEDITAATEFESLGFDSLVLVELAVVLSQRYTTEVTDEELQEAGSVDGALRLLRSKGIDV, from the coding sequence ATGACCACGCAGACCCCCTCCGCCGCCGACGAGATCCTCTTCCTGCTCGCCAGCGAGTACGACGCTCCCGAGGACATCACCGCCGCCACGGAGTTCGAAAGTCTGGGCTTCGACTCGCTGGTCCTGGTGGAGCTGGCTGTCGTCCTCAGTCAGCGCTACACCACGGAAGTGACCGACGAGGAGCTCCAGGAGGCCGGAAGCGTCGACGGTGCCCTGAGACTCCTGCGTTCCAAGGGCATAGACGTCTGA
- a CDS encoding alpha/beta fold hydrolase codes for MPNSTVSTVENAQPRRARRPVSLLAFHHAGGSTTAFAGWQGRLRPQVEVVPVRLPGRGPDGRSPRYDGMESLTEALAHDLAPLLDRPHLMYGHSMGALIAYRLARLRAERGQRAPDRLMVGAFAAPHHAARRRRLDDPELARQLMRGTAASLPRLDHGGQLTAMSTRLREDLRLCGTDPLDWTAAPVLDCPIEVFMGTDDPLVPVADARDWTRHSTAGATLHMIPGGHFFPRESKGHFFRKLHTVTAHPLGSVDDHSSAAAQPMTATGPFQASRSTVRAAPR; via the coding sequence ATGCCCAACTCCACCGTCTCCACCGTCGAGAACGCGCAACCGCGACGTGCCCGGCGTCCGGTGAGCCTCCTGGCCTTCCATCACGCCGGCGGCAGCACGACCGCCTTCGCCGGATGGCAGGGCAGACTGAGACCGCAGGTCGAGGTCGTCCCGGTCCGGCTGCCGGGGCGGGGCCCCGACGGTCGGAGTCCGCGCTACGACGGTATGGAGTCACTGACCGAGGCGCTGGCCCACGACCTCGCGCCGTTGCTCGACCGCCCGCACCTGATGTACGGCCACAGCATGGGCGCACTGATCGCCTACCGGCTGGCCCGGCTGCGTGCCGAGCGAGGGCAGCGGGCGCCCGACCGGCTGATGGTCGGAGCCTTCGCCGCCCCGCACCACGCGGCCCGGCGGCGACGCCTCGACGACCCCGAACTCGCGAGGCAACTGATGCGGGGGACTGCCGCCTCCCTGCCCCGACTCGACCACGGCGGGCAGCTGACCGCGATGTCCACCAGGCTCCGTGAGGACCTGCGCCTGTGCGGCACCGACCCCCTCGACTGGACCGCCGCACCGGTGCTCGACTGCCCCATCGAGGTGTTCATGGGCACGGACGACCCCCTGGTCCCGGTGGCCGACGCCAGAGACTGGACCAGGCACTCCACAGCAGGCGCCACCCTCCACATGATCCCCGGCGGCCACTTCTTCCCCCGGGAGTCCAAAGGCCACTTCTTCAGAAAACTGCACACCGTCACCGCTCACCCCCTGGGGTCCGTTGACGACCACTCCTCGGCGGCGGCTCAGCCGATGACGGCGACGGGGCCGTTCCAGGCGTCGCGGTCGACCGTCAGGGCCGCGCCGCGGTAG